The Candidatus Eisenbacteria bacterium genome includes the window GGTTGAGTTCGGCCAGGAACACCGCGGCGTCACGCCATCCCGCGATCGAGTCGGTCGGCGCCTCGACGAACTCGAAGCCTCCACCCGGGCGCTGCAGCCGCATCGCCGCTTCGATCGCGGTCCACGCGCGTTCCGCGGTGGTCGAATCGATGCGCGCGGCGGCGTCCGAGAGCGCGCGCAATGCCGCGGCCTGCTCCGAGACTCGACGCGCACCGCGCGCGTTCGCACCCGCCCAGCCGCTCGAGTCCGGCAGGCCGGCGGAACGCGTACGCGCGACGATCGAGGCATCGAGCGAAGCCAGCGCGCGCGACTCGCGGTCGCTGGTGATGTGCGCATGCGCCGGTGCCGCGACGCATCCGAACGTCAGCACGAGCACGAGCGCGAAGCGCGAACGATGCATCATCGTGAGACGACGAGCCCCAGGTACTGGGAACCCGCACGGCGTACTGCGCGAGTGAGCGCGGTATCCGCCAGATCCGACTGGCACACCACATCGAAGCGCTGAGCGGAGAGATCTCCGACTGCGGCACGAACGCCCGAGACCTCGCGTAGCGACTTCCCGACTTTGTAGATGCACGCGGGGCACACCATGCCACCGACTTCGAGCGTGACGAGCCGCTCGCCGGTACCAGGTGTCGGAAGCGGCACGGCATT containing:
- a CDS encoding heavy-metal-associated domain-containing protein, with translation MRTLLVVALCWVVGCSGAKVEHHEVAARDTIALDTLALDTLALDTLALAAANAVPLPTPGTGERLVTLEVGGMVCPACIYKVGKSLREVSGVRAAVGDLSAQRFDVVCQSDLADTALTRAVRRAGSQYLGLVVSR